The following is a genomic window from Actinomycetota bacterium.
GTAACCTTGAGCGAGCCCCAAGCGGAACTTGCCAACCGGCGCATTCGTGAATCAGGCCTAACAGGCTGCTGTAGTGTGGACGTCTGCGACTACCGCGACCTGAACGAAGAAGAGAGTTACGATAAATTGGTCAGTGTCGGGATGTTCGAGCATGTCGGCCAGGCACTTCTGCCCACCTACTTCGACCAGGCTTGGCGTCTTCTGCGCCCCGGCGGCGTATTCTTAAACCACGGAATCGCCAACCGTGTTTCCGAAGAGCAACCCAAGGGGGCTAGACAGACATTTATAAACACTTACGTATTCCCCGATGGAGAGCTTACGAACATAAGCACTTCTTTGAGAGCGGCCGAAGAGGCCGGTTTTGAGGTGCGCGATGTTGAGAGCTTGCGCGAGCATTATATTTTGACCCTTCGAAACTGGGTGCGCCGGCTTGAAGCCGCTCATGACCAGGCGGTTGCGGTCAGCGATGAGGTAACATACCGTATTTGGCGTTTGTTCATGTCAGCCAGCGCCTATGGATTCCGGACCGGCCGGATCAATGTTTATCAGACCCTACTCGCCAAGCCCGACAACGGTTCGATCGGCCTGCCGCTACGGCGATCCGACTGGTATCTATAGAGGCCTACCGATATCCGGAAGCGCTATTGCTGTCGCGTTCCTTGTCCTAGTATGCTTGAAACCGCAAGTATATCGAGCAAAACAGCAACAGGAGCCGCATGCAATACGCTTTCTTGATATGGTCGCTAGCATTGATAGTCATATGGACCATTGTCTACTTCTTGGTGCGCTCGAAAGAAATCAGACACGAGATGCTGGTGGTCAGTTTGGTTACATCGCTCTTGGGTTTTAGCGAACCGCTTTTCGTGCCGGCATATTGGAATCCGCCCACCCTGTTCAATCTGGCTCAACGCACCGGGTTTGATATTGAAAGTCTGATTTTCGCGTTCGGGATCGCCGGTTTGGTGGCGGTCTCCTATGAGCTACTGTTCGGAGCGCATCACGTCGCCATGGCATCGCACGAGCGAAGTAGTGCCAGACACCGATGGCATGTGGTAGCGCTAGCTTCACCTCCGGTCATCTTACTGGTTTTTCTCGCGACCGGCATCAATCCAATCTACGCCTCTTTTGCCGCTTTTGTCGGAGCCGGCTTCTTTACGGCGTTCTGCCGTCCCGATCTGATCAAAAAGATGCTTGTCAGCGGCGCCTTATTTACCGGGTTTTACTTTGTATTCTTCCTCACGCTCGTCTTGGCGTATCCGGATTATGTTCATCATGTCTGGAATCTTGACGCCCTGTCGGGGATCCTGATTCTGGGCGTGCCGCTAGAGGAGCTGATGTTCGCGGCCGGTTTTGGGTTTCTCTGGTCAAGTATTTATGAACACACAAGATGGTATCGCGTAATGCGCTAGCGATAGAATATAAACTGAAGGAGTGATACGTGGAGAGTCACGTACATTTGTCCGAAACGACGAATATCAAGAGCCTGCGGATCAGCGCGGTTTTAATCGGGCTCTATTTCATCTTTGAGGTTACGGTCGCTGTTATCACCGGCAGTCTATCCCTCCTTGCCGACGCCGCCCATGAACTTTCAACTGCCGGCGCGATATTCGTATCTCTACTGGCGATTCGTTTCGCGTCTCGGCCGCCGACACCTGAGCATACTTATGGGTACCTACGTGCCGAGATCATAGCCGCTCTCCTAAACGGGCTTCTTTTATTCGGCATGGCGGGATTCATCCTTTACCAAGGGGTGACGAGGTTGGGAAATCCAATGGTCATCCCATCAACACCAATGTTCATTGTAGCCGTCGGCGGTATATGGCTTGAAATAGCCTCCTTGTTCATAATGTATCGTGGCCAGAAAGAGAACATGAACATCCGCGGCTCTTTCTGGCATGTCATCAACGCCTTTTTAGGTAGCATTGCAGTTATCATAGCGGCCATCTTCATCGCCACAGCCCGCATTTACATAGCCGATTCGATAGCCGGCATTATCTTTGCGTTCGTGCTTGTGTATGGAGCTTTCGGGCTGGTCAGGAATTCATTCCTGGTGCTTATCGAGGCGACGCCGGCAGGTGTGGACATGAGCGCGATCGAGAACGATTTGCGTCAGATTCCAGCGGTTACCGACATCCATCATATGCACGCATGGCTCATTGCCAGCGGTATCAAGGCTTTTAGCGTCCACGTTTTGGTAAACGACCTATCTCTTTATGACAATACCCTTCAGTCGATCAAGA
Proteins encoded in this region:
- a CDS encoding lycopene cyclase domain-containing protein, which codes for MQYAFLIWSLALIVIWTIVYFLVRSKEIRHEMLVVSLVTSLLGFSEPLFVPAYWNPPTLFNLAQRTGFDIESLIFAFGIAGLVAVSYELLFGAHHVAMASHERSSARHRWHVVALASPPVILLVFLATGINPIYASFAAFVGAGFFTAFCRPDLIKKMLVSGALFTGFYFVFFLTLVLAYPDYVHHVWNLDALSGILILGVPLEELMFAAGFGFLWSSIYEHTRWYRVMR
- a CDS encoding cation diffusion facilitator family transporter, with the protein product MESHVHLSETTNIKSLRISAVLIGLYFIFEVTVAVITGSLSLLADAAHELSTAGAIFVSLLAIRFASRPPTPEHTYGYLRAEIIAALLNGLLLFGMAGFILYQGVTRLGNPMVIPSTPMFIVAVGGIWLEIASLFIMYRGQKENMNIRGSFWHVINAFLGSIAVIIAAIFIATARIYIADSIAGIIFAFVLVYGAFGLVRNSFLVLIEATPAGVDMSAIENDLRQIPAVTDIHHMHAWLIASGIKAFSVHVLVNDLSLYDNTLQSIKSILAEKYGFALSTVQIETADLMETEYARLEYRKTV